The Juglans microcarpa x Juglans regia isolate MS1-56 chromosome 2S, Jm3101_v1.0, whole genome shotgun sequence genome has a window encoding:
- the LOC121252443 gene encoding protein STRUBBELIG-RECEPTOR FAMILY 3-like: MRLSMASVSGKRSAMKSKDLKISALVLVWFLWIWAAPVSRGETNPSDVAAINNLYVAMGSPLLPGWVATGGDPCGEAWQGVVCTNTDIMRIVLNGANLGGELGGNLGLFASIKAIDLSNNHIGGSIPTTLPSTMQNFFLSANQFSGSIPSSLSSLTQLTAMSLNDNHLSGEIPDAFQSLTGLINLDLSSNNLSGELPPSFENLSTLTTLRLQNNQLSGTLDVLQDLPLRDLNIENNQFSGPIPEKLLSIPYFRKDGNPFNTTTPPLITPPTSPLKPPPVGPAPPFFKGLSPERTPAKQADGPSATGESNSEKTKKVWTTKRVVGISIAAVFFLVILALGLALLIPWFSRRREEDRFSRLHQIGAYETERQNPRDNGSLSPPNNEKVQKGAIVRPKEDHQAENRRVEVIAKSEDEKERNVQRWGTLPKENHAIDMSTFDMQLMHLTPSPPPPPPPPPPPPPVEKVIAAPKLPAEVTTVKLPPKTLYPPTRAKSFTIASLQQYTNSFSQENLIGEGMLGTVYRAQLPDGKLLAVKKLDKRASGQKDDEFLELVNNIDRIQHANVVELIGYCVEHGQRLLIYEYCSNGTLQDTLHSDDELKKKLSWNARIRMALGAARALEYLHEVCQPPVIHRNFRSGNVLLDDDLLVHVSDCGLAPLIASGSVSQLSGSLLTTYGYGAPEFESGIYTEQSDIYSFGVVMLELLTGRVSYDRSRTRGEQYLVRWAIPQLHDIDALSRMVDPALNGEYPAKSLSNFADIIARCVRSQPEFRPPMSEVVQDLLDMIRKESNGSGSNGD; encoded by the exons ATGAGGTTGAGTATGGCATCAGTGAGTGGGAAGAGATCTGCTATGAAGTCCAAGGATTTGAAGATCTCTGCACTAGTTTTGGTGTGGTTCTTGTGGATCTGGGCGGCTCCTGTTTCGCGTGGAGAGACTAATCCAAGTGATG TGGCTGCAATCAATAACCTATATGTTGCAATGGGCTCCCCTCTTCTTCCTGGATGGGTTGCTACTGGTGGAGACCCATGTGGTGAAGCTTGGCAAGGCGTGGTGTGTACGAATACAGACATAATGAGAAT TGTTCTTAATGGCGCTAATTTGGGAGGAGAACTGGGCGGTAATTTAGGATTGTTTGCTTCTATTAAAGCAAt AGATCTAAGCAACAACCACATTGGGGGCAGCATTCCGACCACGTTGCCATCTACGATGCAAAACTT TTTTCTTTCAGCTAACCAGTTCAGTGGAAGCATCCCGAGTTCTTTATCCTCTTTAACTCAACTGACAGCCAT GTCTCTTAATGACAATCATTTATCTGGAGAAATACCGGATGCCTTTCAATCTCTGACAGGGTTGATCAATCT AGATTTGTCCAGTAACAATTTGAGTGGGGAACTCCCTCcttcttttgaaaatttgtcTACTCTGACCACCCT ACGCTTGCAGAACAATCAGCTTTCTGGGACCCTTGATGTTTTACAAGATCTGCCTCTGAGAGATTT GAATATTGAGAATAACCAGTTCTCTGGACCAATACCTGAGAAGTTGCTAAGCATCCCATACTTCAG GAAAGATGGAAACCCATTCAATACTACCACTCCTCCACTAATAACTCCACCTACATCCCCATTAAAACCTCCACCAGTGGGTCCAGCACCTCCATTTTTTAAGGGACTATCTCCTGAACGTACGCCTGCGAAACAGGCTGATGGACCATCTGCAACAGGGGAATCGAATTCTGAAAAAACGAAGAAAGTTTGGACCACTAAGCGGGTGGTTGGAATATCAATTGCGGCGGTATTTTTTCTGGTGATTCTGGCCCTGGGACTTGCACTCCTTATCCCATGGTTTAGCAGACGAAGGGAGGAGGACAGATTTTCCAGGCTACATCAAATAGGTGCATATGAAACTGAGAGGCAGAATCCTAGAGACAATGGATCTTTATCTCCACCAAACAATGAGAAAG TTCAAAAGGGGGCAATTGTGAGGCCAAAGGAGGACCATCAGGCAGAGAATAGAAGAGTAGAAGTGATTGCAAAATCAgaggatgagaaagagagaaacgtGCAGAGATGGGGTACACTACCGAAGGAGAACCATGCGATAGACATGAGTACATTTGATATGCAACTGATGCATCTTACCCcttcccctccccctccccctccccctccccctcctccaCCTCCTGTTGAAAAGGTCATTGCAGCGCCAAAATTGCCTGCCGAAGTGACTACAGTGAAGCTTCCCCCCAAAACTCTATATCCCCCCACTCGTGCGAAGTCTTTCACAATTGCATCCCTTCAGCAATATACAAACAGCTTCTCACAAGAAAATCTTATAGGAGAAGGAATGTTGGGGACTGTTTATAGGGCACAGCTTCCTGATGGGAAG CTACTTGCAGTCAAGAAACTGGATAAGAGAGCTTCCGGTCAGAAGGACGATGAGTTTCTTGAACTGGTAAACAACATTGATAGAATCCAACATGCCAATGTTGTTGAACTTATCGGTTACTGTGTCGAGCATGGTCAAAGGCTTCTGATCTATGAGTATTGCAGTAATGGGACACTGCAAGATACACTACACTCAGATGATGAACTTAAAAAGAAACTGTCATGGAATGCCCGCATTCGGATGGCACTTGGAGCTGCAAGAGCCTTAGA GTATTTGCATGAGGTCTGTCAGCCTCCTGTCATACACAGGAATTTTAGGTCTGGAAACGTTCTTCTTGATGATGATCTTTTGGTGCATGTATCTGATTGTGGTCTGGCTCCATTAATAGCATCAGGCTCTGTAAGTCAG CTATCAGGAAGTCTGTTAACAACTTATGGTTATGGAGCTCCAGAATTTGAGTCTGGAATTTATACTGAGCAAAGTGATATTTACAGCTTTGGAGTGGTTATGTTGGAACTTTTAACTGGTCGGGTGTCCTATGACAG GTCACGGACTCGTGGGGAGCAATATCTGGTGAGATGGGCAATACCCCAGCTTCATGACATTGATGCCTTATCAAGGATGGTTGATCCTGCTCTCAATGGAGAATACCCAGCCAAATCTCTGTCAAACTTTGCAGACATTATTGCTCGTTGTGTTCGG TCTCAGCCAGAATTCAGGCCACCAATGTCTGAAGTTGTCCAAGACTTACTGGACATGATAAGGAAGGAGTCAAACGGCAGTGGATCAAATGGAGACTGA